The sequence GATGGCGCACCGCATTAGAACGCATGGCGATAAAAGAAGATTCAAACTCACTTTTCTGATATACCAGTTCTGATTTCAGGCTCAGGGCATCGCTCAGTTCCCAGTCACCACCCAAGGCATACATGTAAGAATCTGTCTTACCGGTTGAGTAGTCACCGCTGCCGAAGGTGAAAGGATTTCGCACCGTACGGTTTTTAATTACATTGGTACCTTCATACAGCTCAAAAGTATCGGCAATGTTGCCTAATTCACCCAGAGAGCCCCACCAGTCCACAAAGGCAAAATTGAGCGAGTTAAAACCTTCATTACGAAAACCGTTATACATGGCTTCGAAGGTATATTCAGAACGGCTGTTGGGCGAGTACTGTAAGGCAAGATTAGCCGCCGGGCGCTCACGTTTGCCGGTAAAATCAGACATAAACATGGCGTCACGTGACAGATAGTATTCTGTAGCCTCACCGTTGATATCAATAGTAGAGCCGGCCGCGGTGGGCAGACCACGATCCAGCCCCGGTGTCCAGATAGGACTTTCTGCAACACGGCCATCATCATTGAAAATCCGTTCCAGAGGCACCCAGCCAGCCGGCGGGTTCTCGGTCATAAACACAACCTGGGCCCCTGGTGTGACCGATTGGCTGCGATACTGGGTTTCAGCATAAGACACATTCAGCAAGGCACCGAATTCTGCTCCGCCATCCAGCTGCCAGCGATTGCTGGCCAGAGCACTGATAACAGGATTAGTCTTTTCGGCTTCTTCCAGATAGATTCCCTTGGCAGAAACAGAGAAACGCTCACCGTCAAAATCAAAGGGGCGGAAGGTATGTACATCAATCTGACCCGCAATGCCGTTTTCAAACTGGCTTGCTGATCGGTTCTTGATCACATCGATTTGCGAAACCAGCGTCGACGGGATATCGGCTAATGCCAGTGCCCTGCCTGAGGCAGTAAAGATAGTACGGCCATTTACCGTGGTGCTGACATCCGTCAGACCCCTGATAGTGACCACATTGGTCTCGCCATCGGCACGATCGGTGACCTGTACCCCGGCTACCCGCTGCAATGACTCAACTACATTGTTATCCGGCAGCTTACCGATATCTTCTGCAACAATTGAATCGATCACCTCTTTACTAAAGCGTTTAACATTGAGCGCTTTGCTGAGACTGGCTCTTATACCTGATACTTCTATCACCTCAATAGGCTGAGCCGATGAAGCATCGTCGGAAGTATTGGTTTCCTGTGCACTCAGGGTGCCAGTAGCGAGTGCCAGTACTACGGCACTGGCTATGTGTGTGGGTTTAAACATGTGCTACATTCTCCGGTTTATATTTTCAGTATCCCTGACTTTGCCGAGCCAGGCCATTGGACGTGCTTGCTTTTTTCACATCTGTGCAGGTGTCGGTGCGCAACAAGATGTAAAAACAATGTTATCTAATCATCATATTATTGTATTATAATTATTCTCGCAAGTAGAAAAAGTGAAAACATTTTTTGCTGCGATTCTTCTTCGATCTTCTAAGCTGATAAGAGAATGGTCAGCTGGCAGCCCTGCGACAGGCTAGTAATAAGGATAAAGCGGACATTTCAAGCCGATGCAGAAAGATTAGCTTAACAGCGTCTTTACAACCGAATGGACTTCCGGCATGATTTTATATAATACAATATTATTTAAATGCTGTGTTTGAATAGACCTGTTCAGCATCCGATAGCCAAAAAGGTGAAACCATGAAAAAGTCCTTGCTGGTGGCACTCACTGCCACCTTATCGTTCAGCCAGCCAGCTCTGGCCAAGAACCCCCTGTTCGAGCACGTATTTACTGCGGACCCGGCAGCACTGGTCCACGACGATACTGTCTACCTTTATACGGGCCACGATGAAGCACCCAATAATGATGTGTTTTTCGAAATGCACGACTGGCTGGTGTTCTCTTCCAAAGATATGAAGAACTGGACAGAGCATGGGCCGATCATGAAAGCGACCGATTTTAAGTGGGCCAAGGGCGAGGCCTGGGCATCCCATATGGTAGAAAAAGACGGTAAGTTCTACTTCTATACTACGGTCAGGCATGATGACACCAAGCCCGGGTTTGCCGTTGGGGTAGCGGTATCAGACTCGCCCACAGGCCCCTTTAAAGATGCCATCGGTGAGGCCCTGATTACCAATGATATGACCTCTCAGACCGACAATGACTGGGATGATATCGATCCGGCTATCTATATTGAAGAGAATGGCGATGCCTACATTTTCTTTGGCAATCTGGTACCCAAATACGCCAAACTCAAAGACAATATGATTGAGCTGGATGGCCCCATTAAGGTGATAGACATTCCTGACTTCACCGAAGCCCTGTGGGTTCATAAGAAGGGCAAGTATTACTACCTTTCCTACGCCTGCGAATTCCCCGAGAAGATCTGCTATGCCATGAGCGAGAGTATTCATGGCCCCTGGGAGTACCAGGGAATTCTGAACGAAATTGCCGGAAACTCGGAAACCAATCACCAGTCGATTATCGAGTTTAAAGGAAAGTCTTACTTTATCTATCACACTGGTGCCATACCGGCCCGTAAAGGCGAGCCCAGCGGCGGTCGTTTTCGCCGCTCGGTAGCAATAGACCGGCTTTATTACAACGAAGACGGTACCCTCAAGCGGGTGATTATGACCACTGAAGGTGTCCAGTAAAACACCAGTATCTGAATCAGATACTGACGCTGTGTTCAGATAATCCCGGGCCGACGCCCTGTCGGCCCACTTCAACCTCTCCTGTCCTTCCCTCTGCTTAAAAGTCTGCTGTCAGTTATCTCAAAACCATTAACAAGGTATTTACACCTTTAAATCTTCTGCTATTCTACTATTGTATTACAATATTATATCAATTGGTTAACATTGCCCTTTGGGCACCTCACCGCACAGGAGAACAACATGAAACATCCGAACGGACTGGCACCTCGTGCCCGTCGCCCACTCACTGCAATACTGCTGATGTCGGCATTTGGCTATAGTCAGTTTGCCAGCGCCGGCCTGATGAATACCGATTTCAGCGATGGTTTCAGCGGCTGGCAGGCAGAAGTCACCAGCTATAACCTGGATACCGCCACAGACACCACCTTAAGTGGCGATATTTTTGCTGATTTCAGCGAGAACTTTAGCCTCAGCGGTGACGAGGTCAGTCTGAGTACCACCGCATCGGGTAATCAGGAGTTCTGGAACATTGTCATGTTTCAGGATTTTGTCGTAGACACTGTGGATGCCGGTCAGTCCCTGACGCTGTCACTGGATATCAGCAGCCAGCTTACTGATGAGCTGTTTGATTTTTCCTTCGCGCAGCTACGCAATCTGCAAACCAATGACGTCCTCGACCTCTCATCTGGTGGCAGCTTCGATATCAGCACCTGGGCGGGTGTAAATGCCAGCCTCGAATTCGGTGTTCAGGACGGTGACTTTAATCTCGGTGACTCCCTGAGTTTCAGTGGCCTGTCCATTATGCAAAGCAGCACCATTCCGGAACCCGCAACCCTGTTGTTGTTTGGCCTGGGTGCATTGGCGCTGACACGCAAGCGTAACTAAACACCCTAATCATCTTAAATCAGGAGCGCTAGTTAAGCGGTATAGGGCCCCTTTGCAGACAGGAGGATGAACCATGCACGGTTCGATCTGTAAATTAACTCAGAAATATAGCTTACCCGGGCTTGCCCGGATGCTGGCCATAGCCAGCCTTGGATTTTGTGGCAACGCCTTTGCCGGCTGGCAAACCGTTGAATCCGCTACTGTAGAGCAGGAAAACCGCGTCTATGTCCGCGGTCAGGGCTACTATACCGACAACAGCATCCACAGTGGTGATGAGCCCCTTGAGGGCGAGGCCTATCGGGTGGTCATTACCCAGTCCACCCATACAGTTACGAATGCTTCAGGTACCAATGAGCAGGGACACCCCTACTTTGAGGTGGCCGATCTCAGTGAAATCATCAGAGTCTGGTTTGCCAATGGTCGCGGCAGCTTTGGTTACAGCGCCGAGCTGCAACAAGAGACTTCCGGCAGTATGCCAGAGCTCAGCGAACCCCCGGTTTACAATAACGCCACCGTCCATGACCCTTCTGTGGTTCAGGATGAAAACGGCACCTTTTATGTGTTCGGCTCGCATCTGGCTGTGGCCAGGAGCGAAGACCTGATGAGCTGGGAGCTGATCGCCACCGATGTCACCGATGACAACCCGCTGTTTGATACCTATGCCACTGAAGCGGCCGAGGGCATCGCCTGGAGTGGCGGCACTATTGGTTCATGGGCCGCCGATGTGATTCGCCTGGCCGATGGCAAATACTATTTTTACTACAATCACTGCGCCTCACCGGACACCGGATTATGCGATGCCTCCCGTTCCTATCTGGGAGTGGCGGTATCTGATGATGTCGAAGGACCCTATCAGGACCGGGGTCTGATTCTGCGCTCCGGTCATGTGGGTGACGAAAACCCCGGTATCGACGGTAATCCTTACAATGGCAATATTCACCCCAATGCCATCGACCCCGACGTGTTCTTCGATAAGGAAGGGCGCCTGTGGATGGTGTATGGCTCATACTCCGGTGGTATCTGGATTATGGAGATGGATCCGCAATCGGGCTTCCCCCTCGAAGGTCAGGGCTATGGCACCAAGCTGATGGGTGGATACTATAGCGCCATCGAAGGCCCCTATATGCTCTACAGCCCGGAGTCTGACTACTATTATCTGTTCACCTCCTTTGGTGGCTACGAGCAGAATGACGGCTACAACATGCGTATTGCCCGCTCCCGTAATCCCGACGGCCCCTTTGTGGACGCTCAGGGTCTGGATATGATTGGCGCCTCCGGCGGCTGGGGCAGTATTGAACCCTATGGCGTCAAGCTGATGGGTGGCCACTTGTTTAAAGCCCGGCCTGGCGATCCCGGCACCGATCATGGTTATATGGCGCCCGGGCATAACTCTGCCTACTATGACGAACAAAGCGGCCGCCATTTTGTGATCTTCCACACCCGCTTCCCTGAGGGCGGCGAAGGTCATCAGATCCGTGTTCACGAGCTCTTTGTAAACGCCGATGGCTGGCTGGTCGCCTCGCCGCATCGCTATGCGCCCATAGAAGGTGAGAATGTCGTCAGCGAAAACGATGCCCTGGGTGTGTACCAGTTTATTAACCATGAAAAAGACATAAACCGCGAAGCCAAAGTGTCTTCTTATCTGGCCCTGGAAGCAGAAGGTCAGATTGGTGGCGATTTCAGTGGCAGCTATGTGCTGGGCCATGACAACGAGCTTGTCCTGAATATTGATGGCCTCGGCAGCTTCGATGGTGTGCTGCTGTGGCAATGGAACGACAACATTCAGCAACTGGTGCCCAGTTTCAGTGCCATAGACACAGACGGGCAGTCAGTCTGGGGCAGTCGTCTGCCACCCGCTGATACACAAGAAACTTTAAGCAATATCGGCAGCAGCCTGACACTGCCCGAGGCCAGTATCAGCGACCTGGAACTGCCGACACTCGGCAGCCGCGGAGCCAGCATTACCTGGCAATCTGACAATACTGATGTGATCAGCACAGATGGTCGCGTCACCCGCCCCAATACCGGCGAGCCCGATGCTACCGTGACCTTGAGTGCAACGGTTGAGCTGGATGGCCAGTTGCTGACAAAGGAGTTCACCGTTACCGTTGAAGCCAGAAAGCCCTTTAACCGTATCGCCCGCTATAGCTTCGAGCAGGATCTGAGCGATAATGCAGGTTATCAGGCCGATGGCAGTGTTACCGGTACCACACCGGACACCACCGACGGGCAGATTGACTACGCATCCGGCCAGTTTGGCGATGCGCTGTGGCTGAACGGCAGCAGCGGTGTGCGCTTACCCGACGGACTGATCGACAACAACGCCTATACCGTGTCACTGTGGCTGAATCCCACTCAGCTTACCCAGTTCACACCGGCCTTTTTCGGTGCCGCTACACCGGAAAACTGGTTGTCACTGGTGCCCTGGAGCTGGGACGGCAATACCATGCTGTGGAGCGGCAGCCAGGTCTGGTACGACGCAACAACAGGTGAGCAAATCCCTGCCGACAGCTGGAGCCATGTAGCCTTCGCAGTAGACAACGGCAATATCCGTGTCTACATCGATGGTGAGCAGAAGTTCAGTGGCAATAACTTTGCCGACCTGTTCAGTGGCCAGTCTGCAGTGTTCACATTAGGTGTTAATTACTGGGATATTCCCTTTAATGGCTTGATTGACGAGCTGAGTCTGTATGAAGGTGCGCTCAGTGCAGAAGAAATCCGCGCCCTGGATATAGACCGCCTACCCACAGACCAATTGCTGCAATCGGCGGTAAGTTTACTGGATCTGGGCGAGCTGGACTCTGTTCGCCAGGATCTGAGTCTGCCGCAAACCGGTGCTTATGCCTCGGTGATTGAGTGGCAGTCTTCCAATCCGGCTGTACTCAGTGCCAGCGGCGAAGTAAACCGCCCTGCCTCTCATGAGCAGGATGCCATCGTTACCCTCACTGCCACGCTGACTCTGGATGGTTTCCAGGCCAGCCGTGAGTTTCAGGTAACAGTGCGTTCACTGGCACCACCGGCACCGGTGGCAGAGTTTAACTTTGATGTTAATGATCTGAGTGAAGCGGGCGGTAACTTTGCTCCCGGTCAGAGCACCGGCCCGAGGCTGGATCAAGCCGGTGGCAACCTCAGTTTTACACCTGGCGTAACCGGCTCTGCATTACAACTGGATGGCAACTCAGGCGTGAAGCTGCCGGATAACCTTATTATCGGCAGCCAGTATAGCTTTGCCCTGTGGCTGAACCCCAGTCAGCTGACGCAATTTACCCCGGCCTTGTTCGCTGCCGCCTCACCGGACAGCTGGGTCAGCCTGGTGCCCAATGGGGTGCCGGCCGTTAATGGCGATACCATGTTGTGGTCAGGTACCAACTGGTACGACGCGGGAATGGGTACACAGATCCCTGTGGGCAGTTGGTCGCATATTGCCGTGGTGGCGAATAACGGCGCCCTGCAGATATTCCTCAACGG comes from Lacimicrobium alkaliphilum and encodes:
- a CDS encoding glycoside hydrolase family 43 protein, whose translation is MKKSLLVALTATLSFSQPALAKNPLFEHVFTADPAALVHDDTVYLYTGHDEAPNNDVFFEMHDWLVFSSKDMKNWTEHGPIMKATDFKWAKGEAWASHMVEKDGKFYFYTTVRHDDTKPGFAVGVAVSDSPTGPFKDAIGEALITNDMTSQTDNDWDDIDPAIYIEENGDAYIFFGNLVPKYAKLKDNMIELDGPIKVIDIPDFTEALWVHKKGKYYYLSYACEFPEKICYAMSESIHGPWEYQGILNEIAGNSETNHQSIIEFKGKSYFIYHTGAIPARKGEPSGGRFRRSVAIDRLYYNEDGTLKRVIMTTEGVQ
- a CDS encoding LamG-like jellyroll fold domain-containing protein encodes the protein MHGSICKLTQKYSLPGLARMLAIASLGFCGNAFAGWQTVESATVEQENRVYVRGQGYYTDNSIHSGDEPLEGEAYRVVITQSTHTVTNASGTNEQGHPYFEVADLSEIIRVWFANGRGSFGYSAELQQETSGSMPELSEPPVYNNATVHDPSVVQDENGTFYVFGSHLAVARSEDLMSWELIATDVTDDNPLFDTYATEAAEGIAWSGGTIGSWAADVIRLADGKYYFYYNHCASPDTGLCDASRSYLGVAVSDDVEGPYQDRGLILRSGHVGDENPGIDGNPYNGNIHPNAIDPDVFFDKEGRLWMVYGSYSGGIWIMEMDPQSGFPLEGQGYGTKLMGGYYSAIEGPYMLYSPESDYYYLFTSFGGYEQNDGYNMRIARSRNPDGPFVDAQGLDMIGASGGWGSIEPYGVKLMGGHLFKARPGDPGTDHGYMAPGHNSAYYDEQSGRHFVIFHTRFPEGGEGHQIRVHELFVNADGWLVASPHRYAPIEGENVVSENDALGVYQFINHEKDINREAKVSSYLALEAEGQIGGDFSGSYVLGHDNELVLNIDGLGSFDGVLLWQWNDNIQQLVPSFSAIDTDGQSVWGSRLPPADTQETLSNIGSSLTLPEASISDLELPTLGSRGASITWQSDNTDVISTDGRVTRPNTGEPDATVTLSATVELDGQLLTKEFTVTVEARKPFNRIARYSFEQDLSDNAGYQADGSVTGTTPDTTDGQIDYASGQFGDALWLNGSSGVRLPDGLIDNNAYTVSLWLNPTQLTQFTPAFFGAATPENWLSLVPWSWDGNTMLWSGSQVWYDATTGEQIPADSWSHVAFAVDNGNIRVYIDGEQKFSGNNFADLFSGQSAVFTLGVNYWDIPFNGLIDELSLYEGALSAEEIRALDIDRLPTDQLLQSAVSLLDLGELDSVRQDLSLPQTGAYASVIEWQSSNPAVLSASGEVNRPASHEQDAIVTLTATLTLDGFQASREFQVTVRSLAPPAPVAEFNFDVNDLSEAGGNFAPGQSTGPRLDQAGGNLSFTPGVTGSALQLDGNSGVKLPDNLIIGSQYSFALWLNPSQLTQFTPALFAAASPDSWVSLVPNGVPAVNGDTMLWSGTNWYDAGMGTQIPVGSWSHIAVVANNGALQIFLNGQQVFSGNGFPDVFASPGNEFGLGVNFWDTPYQGLLDEVRFYAEAITADEVQQLYLSSQP
- a CDS encoding PEP-CTERM sorting domain-containing protein, producing MKHPNGLAPRARRPLTAILLMSAFGYSQFASAGLMNTDFSDGFSGWQAEVTSYNLDTATDTTLSGDIFADFSENFSLSGDEVSLSTTASGNQEFWNIVMFQDFVVDTVDAGQSLTLSLDISSQLTDELFDFSFAQLRNLQTNDVLDLSSGGSFDISTWAGVNASLEFGVQDGDFNLGDSLSFSGLSIMQSSTIPEPATLLLFGLGALALTRKRN